The genomic interval tattgataataagatataaaattatctacatgcattaattattcatatgttattaattaaattaaaaatatcaaaaaaattgaaattgaaaaattgattttttatataatattattttaattttatgagtattaATCACTCAACATCATTGTATCATATGTtgcattatttaaaattatcgatttttaaaataaaaaaatcaattttataaatcaataaatagaaGGATTAACACTGCTGTCaagtcaaaatattataaaaaataatataaaaatgaatatggatcggtgcaaataattaaagaaaaacatgGGTTGAGTGGCGTGGTCTTATTTTGCCACGTAAATGCAAAAAGAAAGACACGTGTCCAATTTACAAGCCTAAACAAAATCTACATAATACAAGAGGAATAATGGGTGACTTAATAGTGAGGTGGTGAAATTGAAACAGTGATCATAAATGGAAGAAGAGGGtgagaaagagaaaaaactgGGAGAAGGACCTCAAATCTCAAGGATGAAGCCAGTGACAGAAGGTGCGTATGGTGGTGGAATGTACGGTACAGAAAAAGGGCAActagaaaaacaaagaaaagcaCCAGCAAGTGAGAGCCAGAGTGCTGATGGGCCTGTTGATAAGGACGCTATCAAAAAGCCCACGCATAATCCTCCCCCTTCTGGAGACCGTGATATAGATATTACTGGCCAGTCCTATATCCAGTAATTAACGACATCAGAAATGTAATGTTTTTAACATTTTTCATATAGCAACATATATATGTAAATAGGCAATTAGTATAATAATTAGGATGTTACTTCATCttgtgtttttcttttcctATTGCTATTACATATGGTTAGCTAGTGGCtgtatttatcttttaattggaTTTCTTTCTATCATGTTTATTTGTTTGCGTATCTTTATTCTCCTTATGTATAAATTGTATAATGTTCATATTTGTTATTGCCAAAATGAATATGTGATTGccacacaaaaaaaattgagtgaTGAATTGTCAATTTATTAGAATTTGGTAATAAAGAGTTATCTTCATATTTAGCTGTGGAAAATatgagaaagaaaataaaaagaaaaataatttcaaaacttgttattttttcgttattatcattttttttacttttacttaatttgtaaacaaaattaagtattaaatatcttttaaataataaagaaaagtaTGTGGTATTTAAAACAAAGAGAatgttgtatttttaaaaaaagtgttcGTATATAATTATTGCACTCTTAATTTAAtacttaatttgttttattatgattattttggTAAAGTTTAGCAATTAATCAGTGtttacttttctattttttacttaaaaatagcTTTTTCATTacagaatatttttatttcattgttaTCTATTGTTAaattacacaaaataaatataaaaaaaataaattaatttgtagtCAAAAACAGGAATAAgaccatcaaaataaaaaaactacttCAATATCAACATTTTGTCAGCATCGCCTATGTGTATTATCaaaatttcataaagaaaatCCAAATAACCAAAAAAAAGTATAGTTCCTATGGTGAAGAATGGGTGAACCCCAAAGCACAAATTTCTTCAATGGGAGGAACATTCCATTGAGCAGTGACATTTTTCAAGTGAATGAAATCATGAACACAATCATCAAATTTCATAGATCGAATTCGCTTTCTAGCATCTGCAAATTTCTTTCCAGCAActctatcaaaaatattttcccAACCATTTTCCCAACTTTCATGAGCATCACACAGTTCAAGCGACCCATCGGCCCAATCAGTCCAACTCCACCCCTTTTCAACATACACCATCACATTTTCTACGCACACCCCCTGGCAAACCGGTTTACACGGTCTACACTTAGCTCCACTAAGTGGACCGGGACTCGACAATGCTGCAACAGGTACACCGAACTGGCTCGGAGGAAAATCGTATTTCCGGTCCGAAACTATGCAAAAAGGTAGGCGTTTTGTGAGGTATTTCACACTTTGGGTTGTGAGTTGGGCTTTGAAAGATGATTCTGAGTTGAGGTTTGTGAATCCAGCAGAATCTAGTTTGGGAATCAGAGAGAAGCGAGATAATGCTATTGTTGAGGTTCTGAGGTCGCCGATACCGAACCGGTCGTTGAGTCCACCGTATGATGAACCGGATGGGACCAAGTACTGACCGGGAATGAAATTTTCTGGACCGAGTGGACCGTTCCAATAACCGTCTACTCTTGTTCGGATTATCCAATCGTATTTGAACTTGTTTTTCACTTGATATGAATTTATCATTGTTAAGCAACCTTCCACCAGGTCAAAATATTGAATAAGCCCCTGCAAAATGCATGCAAATAGAATTAGTTCAATGTCATGGTAATTACTaccaaatttctaaaaataaacttatttcttttgctttgtaacaattttcacaaaaaaacaaaatgttacttttaaattctaattacaattttaattgttttttcttcttttaaatataCATTCTAATTAATTATGTGTGACTCTCTAATGgttaacattaatattttagtaaaattgttattcactttcttttatttatatttataaaaaaatatataaatgaaatgatcaaatttaataattatggtAAAACGGATCATAATGCAAAAAAATTACTGTTGCTTTTCAAAGCCATAACATTAGACCACTATTTGGAATGAGAAGAAAAGTAAAGGGGAGGTGCGGACTTGTGGTTAGACTGTTAGACCCGCCAACCAAACCTAACTACCCCATATAACTTCAGGAGTTTAAGTAGAACTCTTCaacaagaaagaaagaaaaaaaattaaattgttcgaATCTAGAAGCCTAAGGacttttaaaaagagaattatgTACTCTCAAGTCTCAACCAATAAATAGATTTCAATACTACTACTTAATAAGAGTAACAATAACTAGAGTAAGTTtatactaattaaaaataaatatcgatactcaaaattaaattattatattgtattatatATGTGTGAAATTATGatgctattaaaaaaattttagCTATGTTATTGAGATTTTGTAGTATTTTTGTGTGtaaatgaaatgataaaaaaatctgtacacaattataaaattttaaatttaaagttatGAAATAATATCCAACACAATAATGATAAGTTGAACTATATCTTAATGACATTGAAATTTTATGTTATtgcaataatattataaaaatatactttttataaCATAAGgactattaatattaatatgtattatgttagttaaaattaactaaaaaagttatagattttattaatttttaacataatatatataaattttaatcaatattagTAAATGCAtcgaaaaatatatattaaagaatataagtatcattattctttttataaaaaggaaATTCCTTTTTGGACTCTTTTGAACCAAGAAAATCacttttataaaagaaataaagagTAAAAGAATATATACCCA from Cicer arietinum cultivar CDC Frontier isolate Library 1 chromosome 5, Cicar.CDCFrontier_v2.0, whole genome shotgun sequence carries:
- the LOC101490069 gene encoding uncharacterized protein, which gives rise to MVKSPTKFIKPITKLVSDLNWRLIVLLIPLISFIIFFSFHAPTLSSFYPVQNLLYNLPFKNAFINNSPPSKDELLRSKIAVCLVGGARRFELTGPSILNMILNEYPNSDLFLHSPLDSDAFKFSLLKFAPKVAAVNIFRQQPLPENESYVRVLTAQNSPNGIQGLIQYFDLVEGCLTMINSYQVKNKFKYDWIIRTRVDGYWNGPLGPENFIPGQYLVPSGSSYGGLNDRFGIGDLRTSTIALSRFSLIPKLDSAGFTNLNSESSFKAQLTTQSVKYLTKRLPFCIVSDRKYDFPPSQFGVPVAALSSPGPLSGAKCRPCKPVCQGVCVENVMVYVEKGWSWTDWADGSLELCDAHESWENGWENIFDRVAGKKFADARKRIRSMKFDDCVHDFIHLKNVTAQWNVPPIEEICALGFTHSSP